One window of the Populus nigra chromosome 4, ddPopNigr1.1, whole genome shotgun sequence genome contains the following:
- the LOC133690865 gene encoding clathrin interactor EPSIN 2-like: MKKAFDQTVRDIKREVNKKVLKVPSIEQKVLDATSNEPWGPHGTLLADIAQASRNYHEYQMILAVLWKRLNDTGRNWRHVYKALTVLEYLVAHGSERVIDEIREHSYQISTLSNFQYIDSSGKDQGNNVRKKSQSLVALVNDKERIIEVRQKAVANRDKFRTSPGGMYRPGSYSSTGGYDDDGRYKDEDRNGYGYGKEREYNYRDDDRYGKYGDSYGRDADRYGEERYGRDGYRDDDYQGRSRSIDGYGSRSRSSDRDRDRAFDDDGQSSSRGSGARADDRAQDGRRLERKPSEQNIGGPPSYEETISESRSPAHSERNGETLAAPAPGASPPPSNPGQANTFDVRSPSPADREIEVADEFDPRGPVSASPTATSVPTASAFPTTSNNAEMDLLGSLSDVFAPNPLAIVPVTSATSSSEADAQANFSGSTFAATQSASNVMNQAFEDPFGDNPFKATPTDNFSAQQPTASAAPFQPTMNQNAEMPHAAAPPNGDAFSDMTYSAPNVQPPSTNSHFFPQEMSSSHPETDILADILPSSGPSAAASQAGFSFPSGQPPQSGASMYGNFNPPAGNMVLPAVPHLAPQTQQLSSANFLPQGGFPATNPSNMALQPPAGPVAHFNNGNFPQQGSAAPVVSQFSHHTLTGSTPQFNSGNFHPQRGSTVPVSSQFTYQTPTASSPQQKDVLGNLFSQGSNSSMSSQTALPSSTGSLAIVPLPSKDKFETKSTVWADTLSRGLVNLNISGPKTNPLADIGVDFDALNRKEKRMEKQPMTPVTSTVTMGKAMGSGTGMGRAGAGVLSPPPNPMIGSGMGMGVGAGVNMGIGMGGRPGSGIGMGGYGGVHQPMGVGVGMMNMGMMPGGQMPPGSAMPGGYNPMMGSGGYTPQQHYGGYR; the protein is encoded by the exons ATGAAGAAGGCCTTTGATCAAACTGTCAGGGACAT cAAGAGAGAGGTTAATAAGAAAGTGCTCAAAGTTCCTTCGATAGAACAGAAG gttCTTGATGCTACCAGTAATGAGCCTTGGGGTCCGCATGGAACACTTCTTGCAGATATTGCACAGGCATCTAGAAATTA TCATGAATATCAGATGATCCTGGCAGTTTTATGGAAACGGCTTAATGATACCGGCAGGAATTGGCGGCATGTCTACAAG GCGTTGACTGTTTTGGAATATCTGGTTGCTCATGGATCAGAGCGTGTCATAGATGAGATAAGGGAACATTCATATCAAATATCG ACATTGTCAAATTTCCAATATATTGATTCCAGCGGAAAGGACCAGGGTAATAATGTCAGGAAGAAATCCCAGAGTCTTGTGGCCCTGGTGAATGATAAAGAAAGGATAATTGAAGTTAGACAGAAGGCTGTTGCTAACAGGGACAA GTTTCGCACATCTCCTGGTGGAATGTATAGACCTGGCTCTTATTCAAGTACAGGGGGGTATGATGACGATGGTCGCTATAAGGATGAGGATCGAAATGGATATGGTTATGGCAAAGAAAGAGAATACAACTATAGGGATGATGACCGGTATGGTAAATACGGGGATTCGTATGGTCGTGATGCTGATCGTTACGGTGAAGAACGGTATGGCAGAGATGGATATAGGGATGATGACTATCAGGGAAGAAGTCGAAGCATTGATGGTTATGGGTCAAGAAGCAGGAGCTCCGACAGAGATAGAGATCGGGCTTTTGATGACGATGGTCAATCCTCATCTCG CGGCAGTGGTGCTAGAGCTGATGATCGGGCTCAGGATGGAAG GCGGCTTGAGCGAAAACCTTCCGAGCAAAATATTGGTGGTCCTCCCAGCTATGAAGAAACTATAAGTGAATCCCGAAGCCCTGCTCACAGTGAAAG GAATGGGGAAACTTTAGCAGCACCTGCTCCTGGAGCTTCTCCACCTCCAAGCAATCCTGGACAAGCAAACACTTTTGATGTGAGGTCTCCATCTCCTGCAGACCGGGAAATTGAGGTGGCTGATGAATTTGATCCACGTGGTCCTGTTTCAG CTTCCCCCACAGCAACATCTGTTCCAACTGCCTCTGCTTTCCCTACCACCTCAAACAATGCTGAAATGGATTTACTCGGCTCTTTATCAGATGTTTTTGCTCCAAATCCATTGGCCATTGTGCCAGTCACTTCTGCAACATCATCCTCTGAAGCTGATGCCCAGGCAAACTTTTCTGGATCCACTTTTGCTGCAACACAATCAGCCTCTAATGTTATGAACCAG GCTTTCGAAGATCCATTTGGTGATAATCCTTTTAAAGCTACTCCTACAGACAATTTCTCAGCCCAACAGCCAACTGCTTCGGCTGCCCCTTTCCAGCCTACCATGAATCAAAATGCTGAAATGCCCCATGCAGCTGCACCACCAAATGGTGATGCGTTCTCTGACATGACTTATTCAGCACCCAATGTTCAACCTCCTTCAACAAACTCACACTTTTTTCCTCAAGAAATGTCAAGTTCTCATCCAGAAACTGATATTCTGGCAGACATTCTCCCATCATCCGGTCCTTCTGCTGCAGCCTCACAGGCAGGTTTTTCATTTCCTTCTGGCCAACCTCCACAGTCAGGGGCTAGCATGTACGGGAACTTCAATCCACCAGCAGGGAATATGGTACTGCCAGCAGTTCCACACTTGGCTCCTCAGACCCAACAATTAAGCAGTGCAAACTTCCTTCCACAGGGAGGATTCCCAGCTACTAACCCTTCCAACATGGCTCTACAACCTCCAGCTGGACCAGTGGCACATTTTAACAATGGAAACTTTCCACAACAAGGTTCTGCAGCCCCAGTTGTCTCTCAATTTTCTCACCATACACTGACTGGATCAACCCCACAATTTAACAGTGGAAACTTTCACCCACAACGTGGCTCTACAGTCCCAGTTTCTTCACAATTTACTTACCAAACTCCAACTGCTTCATCTCCTCAGCAGAAAGATGTCCTGGGTAATTTGTTTTCTCAAGGATCGAACTCTTCCATGTCATCTCAGACAGCTCTTCCATCTTCAACAGGGTCGCTTGCTATAGTTCCTCTACCATCCAAAGACAAATTTGAGACCAAGTCAACAGTGTGGGCAGATACTCTGAGTAGAGGGCTGGTCAATTTGAATATTTCTGGAC CTAAAACCAATCCATTGGCTGACATTGGAGTTGATTTTGATGCCCTTAATCGCAAGGAAAAGAGAATGGAAAAACAGCCCATGACTCCAGTTACATCTACTGTCACCATGGGCAAAGCTATGGGGTCTGGTACTGGGATGGGCCGAGCTGGTGCAGGTGTTCTCAGCCCACCTCCAAACCCTATGATTGGTTCTGGTATGGGAATGGGTGTGGGTGCGGGTGTGAATATGGGCATTGGTATGGGTGGTCGTCCTGGTTCAGGCATTGGCATGGGAGGTTATGGAGGAGTGCACCAGCCCATGGGTGTGGGGGTGGGGATGATGAACATGGGAATGATGCCAGGTGGCCAGATGCCTCCTGGATCAGCCATGCCTGGTGGCTATAACCCCATGATGGGCTCTGGTGGTTACACTCCCCAACAACATTATGGCGGATATCGATGA